Within the Setaria viridis chromosome 3, Setaria_viridis_v4.0, whole genome shotgun sequence genome, the region TATGTAATTGGGCCGCTAAGCTCTAGGCCGATCCACTACTGTACTGCTTCTATGTAATTGGGCTGCTTGCTATTGTTTTTGGGCCGTGCGATTCCACTTTGAGAACTAGGTCGGTGTTTGTGTTGCTGTGAAGACTAAAAAtcagtggaaaaaaaaatgagggtGGGCAGCATGGGTATTAACCCACCCAACCTGAACAAGGTGCGAAACCAGACATTAAACCTCTGATCGGCTAGCTCCTCCGCGGGGAGACTAATCAGCTGCACTACAGACCCTTTCTTTATATTTAGTGATGAAGGTTCTTGATAAACTATATCTATGCTATCGTATTTAAAATAGTCTAaagatataaataaataaactgaCGAAGCAAGGCTGCAGTGCGAGCGTGCAACAGAAAGCATTGAGCATGGCTGCATGAGGTGGGAAAGTGAAAATAATCACTGTGATTGTATAtctaagatagtgtttggttcgtgctaaggtaatgtaaacgcaaagggaatcaaattacagtgtatttagaggtggaataggtgattgccctctttgtttggttgcactctggtaacgtaatcagattactgtgtgggtgctatatctgattacggtgggggaggaggggtaacaagcttgtatagatattatttaggtaagagattcgattacagtgtcaattgattacaaaccaccgcaaccaaacatatgtaatgtgattcgttaccttcagtaatcagattacgttacatttgagccaaccaaacactacctaagCTAGACCTCAGAGGGCATAGAGCAAAATTGCTATGCATGCACTTACATGAAGTGGCTACAGCTAGCATGATAGATGATGAACCAattttttgaaggaaaaaaaaatcttattgcTAGGATGTGAAAAAGTTCTCGGATTTACGGGAGGCCTTATGGGCTTGTGGCACGGCACGAAACAGCCTAAAGAGGAATCAGTTAATTGATGACAGTGTAAAACGGTGCAAATTACTGCACAATAGGTAAAAATCCGAAACAGATCAGAACTAATGCAGGCATGCAGCGGGTAATTGGAAGGGACCCCGAATCGGAACCATGCATTttcctcgaaaaaaaaaattggaaccaTGCAAACGGTGAGCCGCAGACAGGCGGGTCCCACCAGCCTTTTAACGTTCACACCCCCCGAGAtcgccctctccctcctcttctcctccgcTTCCACGGTTCGAAAAAATTTAAAAACGGCGGAGCCTAcacttccctcccctccccttctccatcCGTccgccccctctccctcccaatCAATTCGCCTCGCCGatgtcgggcggcggcgcctcccgccgctcgtcgtcggccgcgacgGCCAAGCGCcccgcggtggtggcggcggagagcgcCGGCGTGGGGGcgaaggcggcgcaggccaACAAGCGGGCCGCCCTCGGCGACGTCACCAACGTCGGCGTAGAGGGAggtggaaggggagggagggccggcggcggctccaggAAGGTTTCGGCCGCACCGGCTGGCTCCGCCGCCTCGGTACGCCTTTGTGCCTCTCGGTTGTTCTCATTCTCAGGATGGATCGAATGCGGTTCTTTTGTATTGGTTTCGGTTCGGGGAATTACTGATGATCCTGAAATGTGGCTGCGGATGTTCATTCCTGTTCTATTAGTTTCGCTGACGCGCAGGgttccacattattagttttaTGGTTTAGCGAATTTTATTGGTTTCTCGTCAACCACTTCGCCAGAATCTGTGGTCGCAGCCAATCAATTTAGCACATGTACTAGTGATGTTCGTCCTCTTGCTAATTTTTTAAGACTATGTTTGATCGAATTGGTACGTATTCTTGATTCAAGTCTCGGTAGTACATTGATGGTCAAAATGCTAGGATGTACCTGACCACGAAATGTCTTGGCATTTTCAAAAGAACCTTTATCAGTGCTCCCAGTGTGTCGATCCTTTTGTCTCTGTATACTTTGGAATCTTCTATTACCAATACGTACACTATTGTGCACTAATAGTACGTATCACTATATTTCATTCTCCTTTTTATGCGCAATTAGTGAGTGAGGATGCCAAATTTATAGGTTTGAATCAACTTAAATCCCTTTTGTTTGCAGAAGCTGAATTCAGCTACCTCAGCTGCACCAGTGAAGAAGGTGTCACTGGCAAGTTCTTGCAACGTGGGCTCTGGTCGGGGTTCTGCTATGAAATTAGCTTCTACCAAGCCAGGTCAAGCTGTATCTCGCCATGAAAACACAACGCAAAGGCAAAATGTTTCCCCTGCAGAAGTGCCCACTGTTGTTCAAGTGCTGAATGTCGTGCCTGCCACTGCACTCTGCAGTAGCATTGTGCCTCCCCCACACTTGGAGGACTCAGTTTCCACAGATGGGGCAATGTCGACCTGCGACTCGATGAAGAGCCCAGACTTTGAGTACAGTAATAATGGGGACTCCTCAATGCTCAGTTCATTGGATGGACGAGAAAATTTGCACTTATGTATCTTGAAGGATAGAGATGGTAATGGTTTGTTCTCTTTGCTGAAATCCTTGTTATGATTTCTGCTTAACAGCACAATTCTTAGCTGCAGTTGTAGCTCATTTAAATGTGTTTGTCTCTTTTTCCAGAAACTAAGTGGAAGAAGAATGCTCCTGATCCAATGGAAATAGACCATGTTTGTGCTGTTGAGAATAAAAAGGATGATTCGCAGCTCTATCCTTCTTTTGCTTCTGACATCTACATGCTCTTGCGTGAGTCTGAGGTGTGACACATTCTTGTCTGCAGCTTTATGTCTGTGCAAAAATGGTTGCCCTGAATCAACTAAGATAAGAAATTATTCTAAAAAGTACTTAGAGAAGATTAATTGCTATGCATCTAACTCTTGTTGTGATTTATTGCATACATCAACAGTAAAAACTATATATTGATGACACCAAATCAACAGGACCAAGTTTGTTTCCTGTAACCATGTTTGAGCAGATCAGTGCACTTCCCCAGTTTGGGAGATATCGTGTATTGTTTTTTGAAGTTGTCTGCTGGTGTATGGACGGAACTAGATTTGATCAAATAAATGTATAAACCTCATATGAGAAGAAAATGTTTGGTTTGGGCTAGACATAATCTCTATATACATTCTAGAGTCCTACAATCCTGCTTCTTCACTTTCTATGTATCTTGTTAACGGTGTTGCATGACTTTCTAGCAGAGTAAGAAAAGGCCGTCTACTGATTTTATGGAAACAATTCAGAAGGATATATCCGCTAGCATGCGGGCTATTTTGATTGATTGGCTTGTGGAAGTAAACTTTTCTgcttcataaaagaaatttacttaaAAGCATAAATATTAATCTTGTTTGAACTAACATTGCATTCTCACATTTCCCTTGTATGCAGGTAGCTGAAGAATATCGTCTTGTTCCTGATACTTTGTATCTGACAGTTAACTACATTGACCGATATCTTTCTTGCAACAAGATCAGCCGGCAAAGGCTGCAATTACTTGGTGTTGCATGCATGCTTATAGCAGCGTAAGATCCAGCCAGTTCTCCGTTTTTGTTTATTTCGGTTAACTGACTCGGTAGTATTACAGTATTGGCATGCTTATTTTATCATGTTCATAACTTCAAATTCAGAAAACGAGAAGAGATATGTGCACCCCAAGCAGAAGAATTTTGCTACATCACTGACAACACATATATCAGAGATGAGGTCTGTGATATGTGACTTCCAACAGTTCCTTGTTTTTGTCTGTTAGGTCACTACATCTGCCAGTCCCTTATTTTCACTGCTACTCTCTAAACTTATTCATGAGCAGGTTTTAGAAATGGAAGCTTCTGTCCTGAACTGCCTGAAATTTGAAACGAGTGCGCCTACAGCCAAGTGTTTTTTGAGGTTCTAATCTTTTTGATCTTATAAATTTCATGCCACTAGTGTAAATCAAACTTCACTAACTCTTTGTTCTTGCTTACGATAGGAGATTTCTTCATGCTGCACGAGCATGTGATGAGGTATTACTCTTTTAAAATTGAGTTAGGAGTTGTTGCAATCCCATAAGGTATAAATGTTATTTCATTGCACTTGGCACTTgcctcttctcttttttgcAGGATCCAGCCTATATCGAGGTTCTAGCAAACTACATCACTGAGCTATCATTGCTGGAGTACAATCTGCTTTGTTACCCTCCTTCACAGATAGCAGCCTCAGCTATCTTCTTGGCGAAATATATACTTTATCCAACAAAGCAGCCTTGGGTAAGTGGCTTCATCATGTTGCCATTCGCATACAAATATATTTGTTGCAGTTCCCAAATCAAATACCTGAATGGGCTAATGTAAAATTCTCTTTGCAATTTGGAAGCAGAACCCTACCCTTGCTCGCTACACACGGTACAAGCTGTCAGAATTGTGCGAGTGTGTAAAGGCGATGCACCGCGTTTTCAGTATTGGTCCTATGAATAACCTCCCTGCAGTCAGAGAAAAGTACGGTCAGCACAAGGTAACTGGCTGTGCTCGGCCAATTTGTTGGTTTAACACTGTTTTTTGCAAATTTCTAATGCTGGCCTTCTCCCTTTTGTTTCATCAGTACAAATTTGTTGCGAAGCTGCGATGTCCAGCATCGATCCCTACTGGGTTCTTTGAAGACGTCACGTGCTAGAGGAGAAAAGAAGCCCAGGAGAAGCTAGATTTGGTTACTGAATTCTTCCTCAGATGGCTCAAATGCCAAGTTGCAGGGCACATCTGTGCAGGTGGTTGGTTGATGCGGGGTGGCCCCCTGTTAATTCGGGTGATTACAGAGTGTACATTTGAGGCCAATGTTTATGACAGTGGTgtgctgttttcttttttccttcagGCGCATGCAAATCGGAGATAATTGTAGTAAAGGGTAACATCTTTTCGTTTGTAATGTCCAATTCAAAGACTAGAGGTGCCATTGTGCCAAATTGGGTTTGGGTGTACCGTGTCACAGCCTGGTAGGACTGCTAGTCTCATAATAATATCATAAGAGCACCACATTTTAAAGCAGTGCTCATTTTAGCTGTTACTGCATTTTGGAAAACTACTCAGTTTACCCTCTTTGGCCACGCATTTTTGGATGTTTCCGTTCATGGAACGAGCTGCGTCACATCTTCAGGTTATCTGCTCATGGAACCCGCTTGCTGAACAACCGCCGACTTGTATgtatttgcaaattgcaatcacACCCATGATATGATACAAGTTTAACAGTGAAATCAAGTCTAGAATTGAAGGAAGTTAGACGGGGAAGAGCACGGAATCAGGATAGGCAGCAACAAGGAATCGAGACGGTATTCGGCCGAAGTAAGACGATCCTATCTGCTTTAATAATTTTCGTATAATAGTCTGGGCGTCTGGCCCTCTTGGTTGCTTGGGCTGAGAGCCCATTCGTCTGGCCACGTGTTCTCGCATCTTGCGGCCCAATAGCCATTGGGCTAAAGTGCAATGGTTGGGACTTCTTTGGAAGCCACACGCGGGTCGGAGGAAATTCTATCCACTTCCGGAAGATCTATAACCCAGCAGTAGTCTAATAAACTAACCCACGACGACCTAAcaaactatctcaacattttacATGAACTATCTCAATATTTTTTACTAAAAAATTAGcgaatgtaaaaaaaaatatgcagcAAAAGAATGTTGGTGAGTGCAAAAAATGTTGGTAAGTGCAAAAAAAGTTGGTGATTGTAAAAAATGTTGAGCAATAATgctggtgaatgtaaaaaaaatagagaaaaatattggtatatataaaaaaatgttggtcaatGTGAAGAAATGTTGATAACAATTAAGTtagactttttttaaaaaatgttgataaaTACCAACAAATGTTGATAGATGTTAAACAATATTGTACATGGTTGTATAAACTTTAAAGATAAGTTGCTTATCTACGTTCGAGAAGATATAGGAGCCCCGAGTCGACGGGTGGCAGATGATTTGAGCTTCTCGTTTGCGTGCGATCGTATCGATGATGAACTGGTTGTGCTAGGATTACGTCGCGGATATGAGCCACGCATAGCCGAAAGGAGGTGACTAGATGGAGGAGGCCCTCCAGATAATTTTACATTGAGAGCACCATCCGTATGTCCATCCGCTCGCCCTGGCTCACAAACCATCCACCTCCGCATAAATCTTATCGTCTTCCTCGCCCCCTACCACCGTCCACCAGGCCTTCGGCGCCGTCCTCGGTACCATCGGCTTCTACTGCGCCACCCCTCCCTCTACTCCAGAGTCCACCGCCTCTTCAATGTCACTCTTCCGATTTACGCCAGCGACCACCACCCTCGCCACCGGGTTATCCCACTGCCCGTGCCCGCTGACGGCCATGCTGCCGACCACTCCGCCCACCAACTATCCCCGCTGTCTCCACGCCGCACTTCTGATTTACTCTGGCATCCTCCACCCTCGCTGCTGGCTTCTCCCATCGCCCGTGCCCGGCCGAGACCGACCACCCCCACTGCATCCAGACAGCCCTTCTGATTTACTACGGCGTCCTCCACCCTGCTGCTAGCACCGGCCACTGGTTGTCATGCACCGCCCTGGCCGGTGGTGCCCTCACCGCCCGGCAACCCGCAACCACCACTGGTCGGCCGCCACACCAGGTTCTCCCTCTAAGCTCGGGGAGCACAGATTGACCCCCGGCAAACCCCATCCCCCAAAACCCTAacccctctcttcttcttcttctgcagcAAGTTACTTTTTTTCAAGAACTTACTTCCTTGAGCTCACAAAAGTAAGAAGAGGGGGTCTCGGGTTATGCTTAAACCGAGAGGCCTCTCCATTTAACGTTTGCATAGCCGAAATAAGCTTGATCTACATGCCTTACACGCATGGAAGTTTGGACCACTAAAACATGCCTAAAGTTGTAGATGCGAGAGATAAACATGATACTGAAGCAGAAAGGGGCAAAGATATGCCATATTTAATAAATTATTTGAGCACAAAAGGGGTATTAAAATATTTATCGTTATTGATTTTTTTCTCCAGAGACaattcatcttattcaaaaatataaTGCAAACATACGTAAAATAAATTATTGTTAAAATATCTTTGATGGTAAAGTAAGTCACAAACAAAGTATATTGATTGATActtatataattttttgaataagaggAATATCATGAAAAAAATTAACATTAATAAATATTTCGATATATACGAAGGTAGTACTTGGCCAGTTTGACCGTTTCGCTCGCTTAGTTGTTTTACTCGTaaatttttttctaagtatagAATTTCGACTAGCCAATGTGTGTGTAggcaactggacaaagatagttAGCAGTGCGGCAAGTTGCAGACAACAGAAAATTCTTAGCCGTTCCATATACAAAGGTGCGCATATTTTTGTACACCGAAGAAAATGTCAGCTTCATCGCTAGTCGATCTATGATGATGCACATATTTTTCGAacacaacaaaagaaaagaaatattctAAGTCTTTAAGTCGTCCAGTGTTCAAGATGCACATATCACTACTAGATTATAGTTCTATATGGTAACATTGAAAAAAATGTGGCAATAGAGCTAAAATTGTGGCAATAGGTACTAATTGGCACAATGACACTTTGGTTGGCAGCCTTGGCAATTACCTCCATGCTAATTGGTATATTGCAAcggtttttgttttgttgcaaATACTATGGTAATTGCCACGCAATGAAGTGTTGCAATAGATAGTTTTTGCAATAATATATTTTTGTCGCATAAAAATTAGAAATTGTGATGGAATCAAACCCAAGACCTCTGATACGCACAATCAATTAATTACTACTATACTAGAGCAACTTTTGTTGTATATTTACTAATAATTCTATTTTATCCGCTTGTGACAGCAATAATGAAAATGTCGCAATAGATGGAAAACGTGGTAATATTGTATATGTATTGCAACAATACTTCCCTCGTGGCAGCTATTAAGTTTTTCGTTTGAATATAGACATATATTGTGCAACGAAAGTCAAGATTATTACAATACAAGAAATTCATGGCAATATTATCAACTAATCGTAACTATTTTGTAAATGGTGGTTATAACAAGTATCTATTGCaacaaaattcaaaattatCGCAACCCAATTTATTCGTGGCAATGTTATTAACATATTGCAACCATTTATTAGGTGATAACACATATCTATTGCAACGAAAATTAAGATTATCGCAACGCAAGATATTCGTGGTAATATTTTCCATATATTGCATCTATTTTtcaaaatggtggcaataacacaTATCTATTGCAATAAATTTTTTGTCGTTGCAATGTGTTACCTAGGCAATAGGATAAACATCTAGTAAGTATGTTTTTCTACAACGAAAAAATTACCGGAAGTCATGATGCACGATATATTTCTTCATGAAACAAAAGGTTCTCTAAGTCGTTCACTATACAACTCGCACATAATTCGTTACATAAAAAAGGAAACATTTGGTACATGAGAATGAACCCTTTTTTTCTTTACGCACAGCacaaactgaagaaatgtgttgatAGTACAAATATTTTTGGGTAGAAAAAAATAAGTTGATTGGATGCATGTATTTGTGATGATGCTTGAATgttggatctttttttttctcttcagtTGATCTCTATTCTGCCGATGTCTACCTTGTTTTTTTCCCCATCTTGATTAATTCCTAGACGTGCCAGCGGTGTTGCAGCGTCCGTGCtgcagctgcggctgcggctgcggcccATTTTTACTTATCTGGACATCTTTTTACTCTAGGCCTCTAAGGTACACCTCATACCTCCAAAGAGGTAAGATATGAATCAAATCTAGATCCTTTATTTTGAAGAGGAAAAATCAGTTGTGGAAAATAAAGAAACTGTGAACTACCTAGAAATCCTTATCGTGTAGGAGTCCCCTAAATTAGGGTTTTGCTTtcctccggcggcgccgtcggagTCCACCAAGAGCGAGCGATCTACGTGATCACTCTAACCGATCCCTGCACCCGAGACGTCCTCTCCTCCGCAAGAAGCCAGAGAGTCATCTGCGCAGGTTGCATGGCCGAGAGtttgaagaaggagaaggggaaggaCGTGGAGATGGGTGATGATGGAGGTGTGCCGAGCCTAGAAGCGCATCTGGAGGGGTTGAACCTacaaggagaggaagaggaagacctCGATTTCTCGGGGGAATTAGATGAACTTGTGAAGGATGTTCGCTGGATTGCTTTGTTTAGGGTTAACACCCTGAAGCCTTTCAGCCACGCAGCGTTGTTCAGCGCCATGAGGAACGCATGGTCTGCGGCGAAAGAGGTGACTTTCAAGGTCAAAGGGCCGAATTTGTTTCTAGTCCAATTGAACTATCTTGGTGATTGGACGAGGGTGATGGAAGGGAGTCCTTGGCTGTTTCGTGGAGCAGCAATTGTGCTCGAGGAATATGATGGTTTCTCTAATGTTTTTGAGTACAAGCTGAACAGGATCCCTGTGTGGACTAGAATTTAAGGAGTACCAGAGGTGTTGATGAAGAGAAGGGAGTTAGCGGAGAAGGTAGCAAAGAAGGTTGGAGATATTATCACGGTGGTGGTAAATGAGGGCCAAATTAATTCTACAGTATATTTGCGTGCAAGAGTGTGGCTTGACTTGAATAAACCCCTAGTTAGGGTGGTGCCAATCACACTGAAGGAAAGGAAGCAATACTTGGTGCAGTATGAAAAACTCCCAagtttctgtttcttttgtggCTGCATGGGGCATGAAGTAATGGAGTGTGGAGACGGAGTGCACAGTAAAACCAGTTGCCAATGGGGCGATTGGCTGCGAGTTCCTTTCCAGGCAATGGTTGCAGGGCGAGAGGTTTTTAGTAGTGGAAGAGGCAGAGGACGTGGAAGAGGGCGAGGAAGAGGTGGTGGCAGGGGTCAGTGGTTTCAGGAGGATGCTGAAGAGTTGGAAACTTCTATCGATGAGGAAGAAAATGTAGAGAAATTTCTGACTGATAAGAAGGACGAATTAGGGGGAGAAGGTGCAGAAGAGATGCAAGTTGTGTTGGCTGATCCAAATGTTTCTATCAGTCCGCTGAAGGAACAGGAGAAAAAGAGACCGAGAAGAGATGGAGAGGGGGAGGATGGTTCAAAAAATACAAACGTGAGATCGGCGCTCTCCTTCGAGGAGAGTGGCCGGGAGCAATGAAAATCTTAGCTTGGAACTACCAGAGCCTTGCAAGTGCCCGAGCAGTTCGAGCGCTTCTGGAAATCCAGAAGCGGGAGAGACCAGATGTGTTTTTTCTGTCTGAGACACATCTAGGTAAGGTAAAGGCAGAAAATTTGAAAAGAATGTTGGGTTGTGATCACTTCATTATTCATGAAAGTGATGGACGAAGTGGAGGTCTACTTTTGTTGTGGAAGAAGGAGACTGTGATTCAGTGCCAAGGTATTTCACAGTACTTTATTGATGTGGTAATTCGGGGTTCGGAGGACTGGAGGTTAACTGGTATATATGGAGAGCCGAGATGGGATCATAAACATGTGACCTGGGAGGCTCTGCGGGATTTGCATGGCAACTTGAACCTCCCATGGCTGGCAGTAAGAGATTTTAATGAGATTTTATATCATCATGAAAAGGAGGGAGGTAGAGTGAGATCACAAGCACAGCTGCAAGCATTCCAGGAAGCACTTATGGACTGTGACTTAGCTGATATTGGATTTCTGGGTGATGTTTTTACTTGGCAACGAGGGAAGATCAGAGAAAGATTAGATCGGGGAGTTGCTAATACATAGTGGAATATCTTATTTCTAGAAGCTCAGCTAATTAATGGGGAGATGGTGAAATCTGACCACCGTCCTCTCATTATCAATACAGAGGTTTCTGATGGGCTATACCACCAAAGGGAAGGGAAAAGAAAATTTGAAGCTAGATGGTTGAAAGAGGAGACAGTACAGGAGATTGTACAGGCAGCCTGGGCACGTGCTGTAGCGCAGGGCAGCAGGGCAAGCCTGATGACAAAGGTGAATGCAGTGCATAACAATTTACATGATTGGGATAGAGAGGTTTTGAAAAAACCTGTTCAGCGAatgaaaaaattgagaagggaACTTGAGATGTTGAGACGTGGACTGCTAACAGATGAAACACTAACGGCACAAAAAGAGATTCTTCTGCGACTGGAATTATTAATGGAGCAGGAAGAAATTTTCTGGGTTCAGCGTGCTAGAGCAAATTGGCTCAAACATGGGGATCGAAACACTAGCTTTTTCCATCACTATGCGTCGACCAGAAGGAGGAGGAACATGATTAAGGGGTTAGTAGATGAGTTTGGGGTAAGACATGAGAATATTGGGGAGATGAAGGTGATGGTGAGGGATTATTTTTCAAATCTTTTTTCATCTGAAGTGCATGAAGTCGATCAGGAGGTATTGAGAGATATAAATTGCAGGGTTACCAGTGATATGAATCATCTACTC harbors:
- the LOC117847203 gene encoding cyclin-A1-1-like isoform X1, which translates into the protein MSGGGASRRSSSAATAKRPAVVAAESAGVGAKAAQANKRAALGDVTNVGVEGGGRGGRAGGGSRKVSAAPAGSAASKLNSATSAAPVKKVSLASSCNVGSGRGSAMKLASTKPGQAVSRHENTTQRQNVSPAEVPTVVQVLNVVPATALCSSIVPPPHLEDSVSTDGAMSTCDSMKSPDFEYSNNGDSSMLSSLDGRENLHLCILKDRDETKWKKNAPDPMEIDHVCAVENKKDDSQLYPSFASDIYMLLRESESKKRPSTDFMETIQKDISASMRAILIDWLVEVAEEYRLVPDTLYLTVNYIDRYLSCNKISRQRLQLLGVACMLIAAKREEICAPQAEEFCYITDNTYIRDEVLEMEASVLNCLKFETSAPTAKCFLRRFLHAARACDEDPAYIEVLANYITELSLLEYNLLCYPPSQIAASAIFLAKYILYPTKQPWNPTLARYTRYKLSELCECVKAMHRVFSIGPMNNLPAVREKYGQHKYKFVAKLRCPASIPTGFFEDVTC
- the LOC117847203 gene encoding cyclin-A1-1-like isoform X2; this encodes MSGGGASRRSSSAATAKRPAVVAAESAGVGAKAAQANKRAALGDVTNVGVEGGGRGGRAGGGSRKVSAAPAGSAASKLNSATSAAPVKKVSLASSCNVGSGRGSAMKLASTKPGQAVSRHENTTQRQNVSPAEVPTVVQVLNVVPATALCSSIVPPPHLEDSVSTDGAMSTCDSMKSPDFEYSNNGDSSMLSSLDGRENLHLCILKDRDETKWKKNAPDPMEIDHVCAVENKKDDSQLYPSFASDIYMLLRESEVAEEYRLVPDTLYLTVNYIDRYLSCNKISRQRLQLLGVACMLIAAKREEICAPQAEEFCYITDNTYIRDEVLEMEASVLNCLKFETSAPTAKCFLRRFLHAARACDEDPAYIEVLANYITELSLLEYNLLCYPPSQIAASAIFLAKYILYPTKQPWNPTLARYTRYKLSELCECVKAMHRVFSIGPMNNLPAVREKYGQHKYKFVAKLRCPASIPTGFFEDVTC